The genomic segment CGCGAACGCTGAAGAAGTGGCTTATAGGCGAGCGACTCAGTGAGTCATCTACGCTAACGCTGTTCTTCGGTGAATGCCAGTGATGTTTCCCGATGACGTGAATTTATCTATTGCCCTTTTTGCCTCTGTACACGTCATCAGGGTTGATGTTGCCCAGTACAGGTTCTCTGCGAATGGGTGAGCCACAAGAATGCCGACGTAGAGTGAGGTGAATATTTGTTGTATGATCTGGAGAGCTGTGACTTCAGAATGCCGTGTCTCGTCAACTGTGTGACAGGCAGTCTTGTTTTTCACAGTCGTGGCTCACATTCGGTGCCTCTAAAAGTGGTGGCGACGCAACCTCTGGTTCTGGACAGATTACATGTTTCGGCCGGTCTAGTTGTTGGCGACAAGTAGCACTCTGGCATCCCTCGAATGTCTAGCAAAGCTGAGATGCATAGTAGAGCCGCTCACCGCAGGTGCTGTTGGCGAACTTGTAGAAAGCCGGTACGTAGAACCCTCAGAGCGTTTGTACCTCCGCAGGTTTTATGGTGAGTTCGTTTTCAATATACTTCGCCCTTGAAGAGATACCTGCTGAGAGAGTGGCTCAGCCCGAGTATTCCGCTGAACACTTTCACGTTTCCGCGGCACACTTGTCGGGGTTTATGAAGGAAACAGCAAAATAACGGAGTATCATCTGCATAGCCTTTTGTTCGGTGCAATTGGGAATGTACCCAACGCAGACACTCGCCAAGTGTGTTATGTGCGGCTTTCGCAACTCCGAGTGGGCAGGCATACGCTACGGAGTGAGATTAAAAAAAACACAGGTCGACGCTCGAAACCAGAACGCGCACGCATATTGATATTACATCAAGAAAGCTGTGGACACTTTGGCCCCGTCGGCTCTTTCTGCCTTCAGGTGTAACTTCGGGGTTGCTCAAACATAAGAATTTCACTTAGCTCCAGAATCGAAGGGTCCTCCGAGTACATAGTTCCGCTAACTGGTTGCCCATTTCTGTCAAACTGTCTAATGTCGTGCCATATATTGTCCCTGCAGCCCCTACGTCAACATTCGGTGATGTCGACCGACAAGCATGCTTCATTCGTGTCACGCTTGGTTCTGTGTAAGACAAAACTATCTTGTTCTTGTCATGGTTTCGTCAGCGTCGCTGAGAAATAGGCATCGATATGTCGTCTTTCGAGTTTGAGTGAGGCAGTGAAAAGGCCCCACTTGACAGAAGGTAACCACTTACCCCTTCGGAGCACAAGCTGAGGTAATAGCGAGACACTAATAGAGATTCGTTTAGTGGCTCCTCACCATTATGCAACATGGCACCGACCGCCAGATACTGATGAATGGCCAGAATTGCAGCCGAACAACACTGATTGTATCCTTGTTTATCTCAGAGCTGAGCAGCAGACATGGATGCGTGGATGGGTGGTGTGGTGCTCCCTTGGACTACGCAACGCGGCGGTCGCGTGGCAAATATTGCCTACTTGTAGACTGACGAGAAATGTGTGAACAATTAGCTGCTATGGGTAGCACTGCTCCACAGAGTATGCGAGGTGGATTATCACGCTGCTGCAAcgcggagacggaggaaatTCTTGCGTCTACCAAATCAGACTCTGCTGTCACTTCATACAGTCGAGCTCTTCCAGCTAACGAAAGCGTCGCGGTGTCTCCGACCGTACATGTGATCTAGAGTCGTTTTTATAACTTCTCTGGGAAGATTTTCGCCGGCAACAATCATTACCGCGAGGGAGCTGCGGGGTAGCGAGACCCGCCTGCATTGGGTTCGCCATGCGCACCTAACTAGACAGTGACCGCCCCGTGCAGTAGCGTGGGGCAGCCGTTGCGAAGACTAGCAGCTGAGGCATGTGCCCTGTCTCCGACTATGCACCGAAAGTTCGTGCTTTCGTTGAGTTCGCTGTAAAAAATCATTACATTAGCAGCCCTTCCGATGTTCACAGTCGCAACATGTTTCTGCGTAGTCGACTAAGTCTCTAGCAGCCGAATCGCTGTTTTCCTGTGTTGAGTCTTTCATTGCCTTCGCGCCGTATCTGTGTCGTCGTTGCACTGCGTATTCCCTCCCTTGCGACACTATTCTATTCCGATCTCCCCCCTCTTCCCCATTCGATTGTCACTAGCTCGCGTGCTTCCACGCTCCACTTGCGGCATGCCGTCTCTTTCCATTTCAAACTTTTCTACGTGTCCCGGGATTTCTTCTGCGACACAACTCAGGACAAATACACACTTATTCTCCTTCCCGAGGTACGCTCTGAGGGTTGTTCAATCAATCAGTGGAGTTGGGCTGTGTGGCAACAGCAATTTGCCGTTCTTCGCTCCGTGGCGAACGCCTGGTGTAATTGAGTGGGTCCTGTCCCAATTTAGAACCAAAGTGAGTCCCCTCcattctcttctcgttcccgACGACCTCGCGACGTTGTCGCCCCGCACGCTCGCACTGACCTGCACAGTCGCTCAGTGTCCCTCAGAAGTCCGGTTGGAAGAGATGCAATAGGCGTGATGGAGACGCAGTGGATCCACACGCTTGCAGCTGCCTCAGCCTCccctccttcgtcctctcttctaCGGCAGACTGGTCCGACTCAGACGAGTCTAAGGCGTAAAACATCGACCACACGCAGGCGGGAACGAACACGCTGGAGAGACCGCGGAAACACACCTGTCCATCGTTTGTATCCTTTTCTTATCAGCCTTACAGCACTTGCGGCCGCTCTTGTGTTTCTGAAGCACTTCTACACTACTTGCGTCATCGGGTCAAGAGCGCCTCTTCGCTCATCCACTCTCACTACCTTCACATTTCCTCCTTCATTCCCCTCTTCACCATCCATTCCGTCTTCACCTTtgcctctgcagctctcTTCTGGATCTGCGTCGACGGGACCACTGCACCGCAGGCTCGCAGAGACTCCCTGGCGCGACACGCAACATGGAGCGCCTACGATATGTCAGACCGACGATGACAGGGGCGGAGAAAACAGCAGCGATCGACAGGGGCACAGTGAGAGTGCAGAAACTCAGACAAGGGGGCAGGgaggaggaactggagaagaaggttcTTCGAACTCGAGGCGCCGAAGACGCCGCCCTGTGcacgaagcaggagaagacgagaggaaggatGGGGACACGATTGGAACGACCCATGGTGAGAAGGGCAGTATGAATTGCTTTCCGCCTGGTAACATGCTGAAACAGCGTGCGCCGAGTTCGAGTGTAGAATCAGTGGCACATCCGCCCACAGACACGCACCGGTTTCTCAGCTACGGCTTCCTCCATGTagtgcttgtctctctgcatggtATCGGCTCTATGATCTGTAGCTCGTCACATAGCCGCTCGGTTGAGGAAGGGCTTTCCTGTCTGCCGTGCACCGTATGTTCTCATTCTCGTTCGAGGTTTGTTTGCTTTTGTCTGCAAATCGCTTGCGTCAGCGAGTCGTCGTGCCGTGCATTCTTGTTGacgtctccgtcctccttGCTGCGTGTGTCCCTCGTGTACGGATTAGTCGTCTACGTGTTTCTCTCGATTGCCCGAGATTGAGGTCCATACCAATCAGCTACCTTCTTCATGTTTCCGCTTCAGTGAATCCGcattcctcttcttcatttgcTCAGTGGACGGGCAAGCTGGAAGTTGTGCCTTGCTGTTGCAGGAGATGCATCACCCACGGAAAGTGAGCTTGCTCCCAGTTCGAAACGCAAGAGACACACATTTCAGGACGAAGAGGTCGAAGACGAGATTGACACAGACCCGCTTctaggagaggaagcagcgatTCTGTCGTTCGAGAGTGAAAATTTGGGTTTGGCGGCTCCCGAAAGGAACCCGTGTAACGGGCTAAGCGAACTGGAGCTGgagtctctccttttccaaCAGCATCTTATACCTAAACGTAAGACAACAGACGATGAATCCTTCTATGAAGTAGAACATTCAAAAGACACATTAGATTCGCGACGCCGGGGGCCGAGACAGTTGGCACGAGTGTGTTCACGCATTCCTGTACCACACAACGGGCGGAAAGACCTTTACGGTGCGGCGGTGACTATAGTACCACATTATGCAAGACAAAACGGAAAGAAGGGAGTCTTTACAAGAACGAAAGCAATGCCAAACACTATAGAGAGATCCAGCAAGAGGTGGCTGTGTGTCCCGGTAAACAGATTGACATAGATTTAGCCAGAAGAGGGAGTCATGTGAAACAGAACTGTGTTGTTTACGAGTACATCTATATGAGAATATACACAGACGGCCAGACGGAACGCTGTGTTGTGAGTTCAAACTGATGTGTCGACCTGGTCGTGTAGTTACAAACGACTTCGATCATTGACGTGTTTCCCAACGTCCGACTAACTGACTCCTATCCGCACCCATCGCAACACCAGTCACTAAGAATTGCCGGTGTTTTCATTTatcgtgtctttctcttcggtTGTTTCCCATGATCATATCTGAAACATTCACGAGTACCCCGCCATTTGCTGTGACATTTTCGTAACAAATGGATTTCCTGTGTGGCCTTCATCTATATAGCTGCCACGATAGCAACAATTTTGGGGATACCTCTGCTGGAATAAGCTCGCATGATGCCGCTTTCCCCCTACTGGAGCATGTGTTTATGTTGGGTCTCAGACGGAGAAattctcgcctttttctcatTCAGCACGAAACTATACCGCAGTCTGAAGTCGGACATAAGAAGGAGAATACGTATTGCAGTCGGACCTAAAGGGAAGACGGGCAGCGTTGGCACGCTGTTACGCAAGCTCGCGGTAGCTATATTTCTATCTCGCCAATTTGAGTGGATACAAAGCTCCCTACCACCCCATATCAGGCATTATGTCGAAACGAAAGACCAAAAAGCCCACGCTGCGCTGAAGCAGACTATTCGAGAGGTTCTTTTTGATTTGCTTGGgaacacgagagaagactgCCTACACGCGGTTCAAGTGGAGCTTCTTCGCACAGCACTGGCGGCGTCGCGTGGAGCTTATGTGGAGGATACACACTGGCACAGGGACATCACTTTGCGTGATCTTGACGAAGACGATTACACCGAGATGTTGAAGACGCACGCTAATGGTGAGGCAACGCTGTCGGAAGCGCTTAGAAGAAGCGCACGCGCGTGGACACAGGAGAAATTTATCGGAAATGAGGCAGTCCCCCACCGTGAGAATATAGTCAACCATATGACGTGGAAAAGGGAACGGCTGGGAGCTTATGAGCCCTTGCAGAAAAGAACATGTGCTGGTTATATTTGTGTGAAATCAGAGGAATGCTTGGTACTGTCCTCGACCATGGTGCACGCGGATGTCAGACTTGGAACGTCACCGAATGTGGCTTTAGCAGTCGGCGGGAATGCTTCTATCTATGGCATACACCACCTTTATTGGCCCAAGTGTAGATGTTTCCACGTTTTTGTACGTCCAGTTGACAAGCAAACAGACCAGAGACTCATTCGTGTGTCCATCTATTCGTCTGACAAAGCCCCTTCATCTTCAGTTATACCTATCAGTCTCGTGTTATAGCTAGCCTTCTTGGCATAACTCCTGTCTGAGGGTGGCCGTACAGTCGAGCACCTCCGTTCCAGGTGCGTACGCTAATGTGTACAGTCGCGTGAACGTTAATTCCCCCAGCTGCGTGTAGGCTGCTGTCCACTGCAATGTTTTCTACCACTTGGTCCGTATTCTGGCTGCAGCTTGACGGTTGCACGTTTTCCAGGTTGCGTAAATGTATTTCGCACTGTGCTCATTAATACAACTCGACAACCGACACCACCATCAAAAATGGTCAGTGTCGTTCCCCTCAGCCTTCACTCTGGTTTGCATTTGCGATTCATGTGCATCTCTGGCCACATGTGTTCACGTTTGTCAATCCTTGTGCATACTTCTCTTACGCAGTTCATTGTGAAAACTGTGCATAGACCAACATGCATTTGTCgcaaatatgcatgcacaaaagaGCGTCTCTAAGCAATAAAATCTGCAACCATTCTTTGaactcttcgctgcttcgtTTAGCTCGTGAGAAACTCTCTCCACTGAAAGAGATCTGTATAACCATATATCTCTGTTCAACAGTCGTGTACTTTAAACCGCGCATCTGGCTACAAATGCACAGCTGAACGTGTTCGCACATCTTGTCGGTGTCATAACGTTAAAGGCGTGAACAAGCTCGTATCCACCGAACGGTTGTGACGACCTATTTGTACAAGTGTGTCTGCGAGGCTGCCTGCGTCGCGTTTGAAATATGAAATCAGACACGCATACAAGGTGCCTTGCAAGGAGTGGTGACACTCACTGTCGGGAATGCGTTCCCTCACGACGATTGTTTTAATGCAAGAGGGAGCACCCGTACGACTTCACGTATGAATTTCGTTTTCGTGTGCTATGCGTTGTCATGCGATGCCGGACTTATGAACCGATCGCAAGACTGAACTACAGGCTTTATGCGGACAAGCTTGGGGACATTTTTTGTTGCGAATCTGTGTGGTGATGGATTTACGACAGATCCCATTTCGTCCGAAACACATATGTGTCTCTGTATTACCAGCTATGCAGTTGTGTGGTATATCCTTTCTCTTGGGCCAACCAACGACACCTTTATCATCTTTTGTGTGTACATAATGCAAACTGCTTGGTTTTCTGTTTGTGACTGTCAGAACTTACATGGGCTGTGTCGGGCCGGCAACCACTTGCAGACTTGCGCTTCTTTATGAGGCAACGGCAGGACATCGACAAGCGTGAGCGATACATACCCACGGAACACTCAGTTGCTTCGTTGCTGTCACCTTTTCTCTGGCGTAGCTTGCCTCGGCTGCAGCACCATACACGATCTGTTGTTTGAGACTCGGTCAGAACATTTTGTTTTCATTTCGTTGTGGTTgggtgttttttctgttcccgTTTtatttcttctcctccctcacACAGACATACCGGAGACGTCCCTGCTGAAGCGCGCCATAAAACCTGTAGGTGAGAGAACTTTTTCTAGCTTTCCCAGCGTTAGTGAGTGATCTCTGGATACGGACTGCGACAGCGTAGTGTGACACGCCGCAAGAACGTGGACGCTGTCACCTGAAGGTTTACGCAGCTATGGAGGGCCAAGCGTAATCGCAGGTGCGCAGAAGTATACGCGACAAAACACACACGTGCAGACAAAGTGTCGCATAGACCACATAGACCACTACACCAGGACGGAATGGAGCCCGTGTCTGTGGTGGTAAGCGAGATACGGTGCCGCTCTCACGACTGGTCACAGAGGGGGTGTGCACCACGTCTGCGCCGATATGTGCAAATGGGTTCGGTGTCACGATGAGTGGTTTTTTACTGTTTACGTGCTGACATGCACTTGCTGGCAACCCACATTTCAAGAGGGCAACAGGCAGTTTCGTATTCGCTCGTATGCGATGGTCCAGCAGCAGGACTATACAGGAATAAGAGAACATTTCCAATCATGGAATCCTCTCTTCGAAAAAGACGTCCGAAGTCCCCTCCGTGTAGTCGCAGTCGTGCGGCGCATCCTGTCAGACTTCGGTGGTGTATATCGGAGAGCTacatgagagagaagtgaaTTCGCAAGAGCATGCAGGACTTTATCATATACTGTGGTTCGCAGTTTTCACGCGAGGACGCGTGAGCTTTTCTCTGGAACCACTCCCTCATCCTCTAGAGAAGGACCCTAACGAGCATTTCAAGACCACCCAGCGTCTAGCGCCTTTTGTTACAGACGTTATCAGACCTCCAGGTCAGCCCCTATACGCGCGCTGTCCCTCACCAGACCCGCCGTGGCGGTGGGTGGAGACCAGAAACGCGCATATGGGTGGACCGCTCAAATGAACCATGATGCGTAAATGGGCGTTTTTCCTGTGGGGGGGCGGTTTTTCGTATATCTGTGCTTCTACATATGTGTTTATAACGATTAGGCAGTTAGGATGTTGACTTTATGGCGATGGTAGGTAGCGTTATATACACAAATCCTAGTCAACAGTGGTTTCTTTCTGAGCGAGCATTCTCTGTCTATATTTGGACTCGCTGACTGTATTACTGCATCACGAAATATACAGATGTGCATAGAAAAGAATGTACAGTACAGCAGATGACGCAGGGCCACACATGCTCTCCTCCATTTTGAAGCGTATCAACAGAAATCATCGCAAGCATTTGGAGATAAAGCGATATTTTGTGGCTGAGTCCAAACGAAAGAATGGGATTCAAGTTCTCGCAAAGCATTAACATACTTTGTAAGTGGGTGTACCTGTGTCGCCAATAGCGCGTTCGCATCCAGAGTGTGGCTGATGGTGTATCGGCATGTGGACGTGTTCGTTTCACCCCATAATGCAGCCATCCTCACGTACAACATAGGAACGGTAACCCGACAGTAGCGGTACTCGCTGGAAACACAAAACTCTACATCAAAGCCTCAAACCATCCAAACTGGCAAACTCGTCCGTTCAAAAAATCAGCGGAACTCTGGGATCGCTGGGACGGGCTTTGGTTCGCCTCTGACGTTTGaccgttctctgtttttgcgCCCTTTCCTTCCGTCTTCCGCAACAGAGGTCCCTGCAGCTACCTGGGCGACAGTCTTCACAAAGCTTGCGGATATGGAGCTGAGTAATCTCAGACAACTTCGATGTAAAATTGAACGTGATATGTGGATGGACACGGCAGTTGACATGCTCCGTGTCATTACCCTTGCAAGCCAAACTGCCTCGGAAGCGACAATTGTAGCGCTTCAATACCCGGCTTCGCCTGAGGTAATGGAGTTATCTAACGCAGCAAGACGCTTGACGAGGTCAGTTGATCTTACGTGTGAAATGCTTGGTGTGGCTCATGAAGACGGAGCGAAACTTAAGCAAATTCTAGCAGCCTACGTGTCTGAGAACTCGCGGGCAATCAGAGAAGAATCGGCAGGACAAGATGGTCCTAAAGATCCCACTGAGAGACTCTACACAGTCCTTCGCGGTGAGCAAAAGCACATGCCCATCTCAGCCAACAAACGGACAAGGAACCGAGCAGAATACGTGTCACACGTAAGATTAAAAGTCAGTTCACAACGGACACGACCACGGCTACACTCGTCGGCACAGCTATCGCTCATACCGATGACCGTGAGAGCCCCGCGCAGGCACAAATGTGGGCAGGTTTTCCGTCGAAGAGAGAATGTGTATGGGAAAACGTTTATATCGATCCAATGTGGTTCACCCGACTACATTATCGTTATGTGGCAGGGTTTGGTGGGCTGCAGCCAACACCAGTGAGGATAGGTTCTGACAATCTGTGATCGTACAACAGCTGAGTCACGTAACGGACAGCGTTTCAACTTGTTGCAGAATGAGGCGATGGAAAAGTATATTCCAGTCCACGCCGAGGTCGAATAGAAAACATGGAAGGTTTATTCGCGTGTTTCCACACTATAGTGTGAACCGCTCCATGCGGCTGTTTCTCTTTACCTTTTGTGTCTGTTGTGCACTAGATACCGTTCGAGCAACGCAACAAATGGATCTCGCGCAGGTGCTCATTGACGCCATGGCAGCGGATGAAGGCCTCTTTCACCGTAAGTTGGTTTTCACTTGTGTCTATGGGGATAGAGGAGTGCCTAGGTGTGGGAGTAGACCGGAATGTGAGCGAGAAGCGTCCGGGCGTCTGCAGGCGAAAAGGAGCTGACAAGCACATAcgtgaaaaagaagaaagaaatccTACGCGCGATAGTGTGAAGCGACGGGGGGTATACGGAATATGGAGGCGGTAGACATCTCTATAGGGCTGCGTGGAAGCGACAAGCAGGCCGAACTGGAGCACAGGCAACCCGGTCGGGGGTGACGATGGGACCAGGATTCGTAGCTCCTCGA from the Toxoplasma gondii ME49 chromosome IX, whole genome shotgun sequence genome contains:
- a CDS encoding hypothetical protein (encoded by transcript TGME49_306235~Predicted trans-membrane domain (TMHMM2.0):57-80), with the translated sequence METQWIHTLAAASASPPSSSLLRQTGPTQTSLRRKTSTTRRRERTRWRDRGNTPVHRLYPFLISLTALAAALVFLKHFYTTCVIGSRAPLRSSTLTTFTFPPSFPSSPSIPSSPLPLQLSSGSASTGPLHRRLAETPWRDTQHGAPTICQTDDDRGGENSSDRQGHSESAETQTRGQGGGTGEEGSSNSRRRRRRPVHEAGEDERKDGDTIGTTHGDASPTESELAPSSKRKRHTFQDEEVEDEIDTDPLLGEEAAILSFESENLGLAAPERNPCNGLSELELESLLFQQHLIPKHGEILAFFSFSTKLYRSLKSDIRRRIRIAVGPKGKTGSVGTLLRKLAVAIFLSRQFEWIQSSLPPHIRHYVETKDQKAHAALKQTIREVLFDLLGNTREDCLHAVQVELLRTALAASRGAYVEDTHWHRDITLRDLDEDDYTEMLKTHANGEATLSEALRRSARAWTQEKFIGNEAVPHRENIVNHMTWKRERLGAYEPLQKRTCAGYICVKSEECLVLSSTMVHADVRLGTSPNVALAVGGNASIYGIHHLYWPKCRCFHVFVRPVDKQTDQRLIRVSIYSSDKAPSSSVIPISLVL